One genomic region from Cucumis melo cultivar AY chromosome 9, USDA_Cmelo_AY_1.0, whole genome shotgun sequence encodes:
- the LOC103503387 gene encoding uncharacterized protein LOC103503387: MGNWRERPRRNFRYQKPPWSAIRNYDHDPPLERWRDGIPLWEKKFCKEIGCVPWGKIIDSKNFIYCHTNVANWDDSACEEAFHNAKRRYWAEINGHQSDIYLPDPDKYIEQIDWSPDMDSKMIEELDWAYHTPNIKQREEVDWSYHPPIMKQHEELDWAYHTPNMKQRKDWLECKNKRTRDSSSVWKEGHIEGPGHGANPWGHDNQLTDNTGQGCSQWNFSDSGKVNNDGNPWDSSIYQGNKGMVDSAWKVKKNQVVTSWKNKEFASDARGVVDNAWRDKLHQGGTASWKTKGFASDARNNSSSRHWHLLGDSNFDHYNGPGNNSYNRNVWHLPDRTRPNIHGNNQDWKYQYRYGKRPKDTEFDYYRR; this comes from the coding sequence AGCGTTGGCGAGATGGTATTCCTTTATGGGAAAAgaaattttgcaaagaaatcgGTTGTGTGCCATGGGGTAAAATAATTGATTCCAAGAACTTTATTTATTGTCATACTAATGTAGCCAATTGGGATGATTCCGCTTGTGAAGAGGCATTCCACAATGCCAAAAGACGTTACTGGGCAGAGATTAATGGGCATCAGAGTGACATCTATTTGCCTGATCCAGACAAATATATTGAACAAATCGATTGGAGTCCTGACATGGATTCTAAAATGATTGAGGAACTGGATTGGGCCTATCACACTCCAAATATTAAACAACGCGAGGAAGTGGATTGGTCATATCACCCTCCAATTATGAAACAACACGAGGAACTGGATTGGGCATATCACActccaaatatgaaacaacgcAAGGATTGGTTGGaatgtaaaaataaaagaacaagGGACTCAAGTTCTGTTTGGAAAGAAGGGCACATTGAAGGTCCAGGTCATGGGGCTAATCCCTGGGGACATGATAATCAGCTTACTGATAATACCGGACAAGGATGCAGCCAGTGGAATTTTAGTGATTCAGGGAAGGTGAATAATGATGGAAATCCTTGGGACAGTAGCATTTATCAGGGGAACAAGGGTATGGTCGACAGTGCCTGGAAGGTTAAAAAGAATCAAGTTGTCACCTCGTGGAAGAACAAAGAATTTGCTAGTGATGCAAGGGGTGTGGTAGACAATGCATGGAGAGATAAACTGCATCAAGGTGGCACTGCCTCCTGGAAGACCAAAGGATTTGCCAGTGATGCAAGAAATAACTCATCGAGCAGGCACTGGCACCTGCTTGGTGACAGTAATTTTGATCATTATAATGGGCCTGGGAATAACAGTTACAATCGTAATGTCTGGCATTTACCTGATAGAACACGGCCAAATATTCATGGAAACAACCAAGATTGGAAATATCAGTATAGGTATGGCAAGAGGCCAAAAGACACAGAATTTGATTACTATCGGAGGTAG
- the LOC103503395 gene encoding pentatricopeptide repeat-containing protein At4g20740 produces the protein MPPQKPHKQYFYYGHRHRNPHQHRPTVYGGFFTNRRSLPPPSPHQPISPKPQPFLLHNWDPDLPSQKRSNLPSFTSDAFFSTSLRLSPIARFIVDVFRKNQNQWGPPVLSELNKLRRVTPDLVAEVLKASHRRDSNPILASKFFYWAGKQKGFHHTFASYNAFAYCLNRHNRFRAADQIPELMDSQGKPPSEKQFEILIRMHCDAYRGLRVYYVYEKMKKFGVVPRVFLYNRILDALVKTDHLDLALTVYRDFQENGLVEESITFMILIKGLCKAGRVDEMLELLARMRATLCKPDVFAYTAMVKVFVSKENLEGCLRVWDEMRADRVEPDVMAYGTLIIGLCKVGRAQKGYELFQEMKGKRILIDRAIYGTLIEAFVQDEKVGLACDLYKDLVDSGYRADLGIYHSLIKGLCNLNQVHKAYKLFQLTIREDLKPDFETVKPIMMMYVEMGRMDDLWKLVTLLQKLEFSVDDVLSKFLCFMVEEEDKISVALDLFHGMIDKGYGSVALYNVIMGALHRYGQANKALEIYNDMKNSNIEPDSTTYSIAVLCFVEIGKIREACASHNKIIELGSVPSMAAYCSLSEGLFKICEIDAVMMLVRDCLANVESGPQEFKYALTIVHACKSGKAEMVIDVLKEMVLQDCAPSSVAYSAIISGMSKYGTFNEAKKVFLHLRERSQLTEANCIVCEELLIEHMKKKTADLVRCGLKFFNLESRLKAKGCNLLST, from the coding sequence ATGCCCCCTCAGAAACCCCACAAGCAATATTTCTACTACGGCCACCGCCACCGCAACCCCCACCAGCACCGCCCCACCGTCTACGGCGGCTTCTTCACCAACCGCCGATCCCTCCCTCCACCCAGTCCTCACCAACCCATTTCCCCAAAACCCCAACCCTTCCTTCTTCACAACTGGGATCCTGATCTCCCATCTCAAAAACGCTCCAACCTCCCGTCGTTCACCTCCGATGCCTTCTTCTCCACCTCACTCCGCCTTTCCCCAATTGCTCGGTTTATCGTCGACGTCTTTCGGAAGAATCAAAACCAGTGGGGCCCCCCGGTGCTCTCTGAACTCAACAAGCTCCGCCGAGTTACTCCGGACCTTGTGGCGGAGGTTCTCAAGGCTTCTCACCGTCGTGATTCTAACCCTATTTTAGCCTCCAAGTTCTTCTACTGGGCTGGTAAGCAAAAGGGGTTTCATCACACTTTTGCTTCTTACAATGCGTTTGCTTATTGTTTGAATCGCCACAATCGTTTCAGAGCTGCCGATCAGATTCCTGAGCTCATGGATTCGCAAGGTAAGCCACCTAGTGAAAAACAGTTTGAGATTCTGATTAGGATGCATTGTGATGCCTATAGAGGTCTTAGAGTTTACTATGTTTATGAAAAGATGAAGAAGTTTGGGGTTGTTCCCCGTGTCTTCTTGTATAACAGGATTCTCGATGCCTTAGTCAAAACAGATCATTTGGATTTAGCTTTAACTGTTTATAGGGATTTCCAGGAAAATGGGCTAGTGGAAGAGAGTATCACGTTTATGATTTTGATTAAAGGGTTGTGTAAAGCAGGGAGGGTTGATGAAATGCTTGAGCTTTTGGCTCGAATGAGGGCAACTTTGTGTAAGCCTGATGTGTTTGCTTACACAGCAATGGTGAAGGTGTTCGTTTCTAAGGAGAATTTGGAGGGTTGTTTGAGAGTTTGGGATGAAATGAGAGCAGATAGAGTAGAGCCTGATGTTATGGCATATGGGACTTTGATTATTGGATTGTGCAAAGTCGGGCGGGCACAAAAAGGGTATGAATTGTTTCAAGAGATGAAAGGGAAGAGGATTTTGATAGACAGAGCAATTTATGGGACTTTGATAGAGGCGTTTGTGCAGGATGAGAAAGTTGGATTGGCTTGTGATTTGTATAAGGATTTGGTAGATTCAGGGTATAGAGCTGATTTGGGGATATATCATTCTCTCATTAAAGGTCTTTGTAATTTAAATCAAGTCCACAAGGCTTATAAACTCTTTCAGTTAACCATACGAGAGGATCTTAAGCCAGATTTCGAAACTGTGAAACCTATTATGATGATGTACGTGGAAATGGGAAGAATGGACGACTTGTGGAAGTTAGTAACCTTGTTGCAGAAGTTGGAATTTTCTGTGGATGATGTTCTTTCCAAATTTTTGTGTTTTATGGTAGAAGAGGAGGACAAAATAAGCGTAGCTTTAGATTTATTTCACGGCATGATTGATAAGGGATATGGCAGTGTTGCCTTATACAATGTCATCATGGGGGCTCTTCATCGCTATGGGCAGGCAAATAAGGCTCTAGAAATCTACAATGACATGAAGAACTCAAATATCGAACCTGATTCAACAACTTACTCTATTGCCGTATTATGTTTTGTAGAAATTGGTAAAATCCGAGAGGCTTGTGCATCCCATAACAAAATAATTGAGCTGGGTTCAGTTCCTTCCATGGCTGCCTACTGTTCTCTTTCCGAAGGTCTCTTCAAAATCTGCGAGATTGATGCAGTTATGATGCTTGTTCGAGATTGCCTGGCGAACGTCGAGAGTGGACCTCAGGAATTTAAATATGCTCTAACGATTGTCCATGCATGTAAGTCAGGTAAAGCAGAAATGGTGATTGATGTTCTTAAGGAAATGGTGCTACAAGATTGCGCTCCGAGCTCAGTCGCATACTCAGCTATCATATCTGGAATGTCGAAGTATGGGACATTTAATGAGGCAAAGAAAGTGTTTTTGCATCTGAGAGAGAGGAGTCAGCTGACTGAAGCTAACTGCATTGTCTGTGAGGAATTGTTAATTGAAcacatgaaaaagaaaacagCAGATTTAGTAAGATGTGGATTGAAGTTTTTCAATCTTGAATCCAGATTGAAAGCAAAAGGTTGCAACTTGCTGTCAACTTAA